From a single Pleurodeles waltl isolate 20211129_DDA chromosome 10, aPleWal1.hap1.20221129, whole genome shotgun sequence genomic region:
- the LOC138260810 gene encoding calmodulin-1-like, whose amino-acid sequence MADQPTEEQIAEFKEAFSFFVKDGDCTITTKELGTVMRSLGQNPMEAELQDMINEVDADSNGTIDFPEFLTMMARKMKDTDSEEEMRESFCVFNMDGNGYISAAELRHVMTHLGEKLTDEEVDVMIREADIDGDGQVHYEELVQMMTAK is encoded by the coding sequence ATGGCCGATCAACCGACAGAGGAACAGATTGCAGAATTCAAAGAAGCGTTTTCCTTTTTCGTTAAAGACGGTGATTGTACGATAACAACAAAAGAATTGGGGACGGTAATgcggtcacttggacagaatcCAATGGAAGCAGAACTCCAGGATATGATCAATGAAGTAGATGCGGATAGCAATGGCACAATTGACTTTCCAGAGTTTCTTACAATGATGGCCAGGAAAATGAAAGATACAGACAGTGAAGAGGAAATGAGAGAATCATTCTGTGTATTCAACATGGATGGGAATGGCTACATCAGTGCTGCAGAGCTTCGTCATGTGATGACCCACCTGGGTGAGAAATTAACTGATGAAGAAGTTGATGTAATGATTAGGGAAGCAGATATTGATGGTGATGGGCAAGTACATTATGAAGAGCTTGTACAAATGATGACAGCAAAGTGA